Proteins from a single region of Candidatus Woesearchaeota archaeon:
- a CDS encoding helix-turn-helix domain-containing protein codes for MSYDFSKVRHALEEHLAAINENTSEIQALFDYLQELEVKTEKLAARLDLLQLKVDPVPCAEKPQLIPLTQLEKKIFLVLYTETTPLCWTEIAQRTGVPLPTVQECLSSLTEKGIPLLRTYVQDHIFFKINPVFKEQQAKENLVNLSLQSFLEN; via the coding sequence ATGTCATATGATTTTAGTAAAGTTCGACACGCACTGGAGGAACATCTTGCTGCGATCAATGAAAATACTTCTGAAATTCAAGCCCTCTTTGATTATTTACAAGAGTTAGAAGTCAAAACGGAGAAGCTTGCAGCACGTCTTGATTTACTACAACTTAAAGTTGATCCTGTCCCTTGTGCTGAAAAACCTCAACTAATCCCATTAACACAACTAGAGAAAAAAATATTTCTGGTTTTGTATACGGAAACCACACCATTATGCTGGACAGAGATTGCGCAACGAACAGGTGTGCCTTTACCAACGGTGCAAGAATGTTTATCATCGTTAACGGAAAAAGGGATTCCACTTCTACGAACATATGTCCAAGATCACATTTTCTTTAAGATTAATCCTGTGTTTAAAGAACAACAAGCCAAAGAGAATTTAGTGAATTTGTCGCTGCAGAGTTTCTTGGAGAATTGA
- a CDS encoding CDC48 family AAA ATPase: protein MNTAETPPIKLKVMEAVQDDVNKGIVKIDSSFMRQIGVAPGDFVEIKGERKTAAKVDRAYPGDIGLNIIRMDGNIRRNARTSIGEMVEVAKASVKVAKKVSIAPAQKGVLIKASPQIFKQGLLDKALVKGDIVSLGRTRRRDAAPGNELSELFSMMENELGHFAGFGFGDLKFIVVDTQPRNEIVQVTAETEIIFNPQAVELKEEEGLGLGVNYEDIGGLSEEIKKVREMVELPLKHPEIFEKLGIEAPKGVLLHGPPGTGKTLLAKAVASETNSHFILINGPEVISKFYGESEANLRKKFEEAEENAPSIIFFDEIDAIATKREETRGDVEKRVVAQLLGLMDGLKSRGKVIVIAATNMPNLLDMALRRPGRFDREIEIGVPNKEGRLEILKIHTRNMPFSSNRYPDIRASVVLEELNDKIKNLSQNIIEKKDELEKLLERKKKTDQSVLFKVLESIRGLESDIKKINEEVTEIESLIKELKSDRPRMVKLVDDLRKIEESKAKYTLDDPRRKLIENKYSEDYKKFDNLGLVETIDTKTKQKEKERDLMEISKITHGFVGADLNSLAKEAAMIVLREDVLPEIKKRGLREDEPFPKEVLEKIEIRLPHLYQALKTVRPSAMREVLVETPDVSWTDVGGLESVKEKLQEAVEWPLKKPEVFKRMGIRPPRGILLYGPPGTGKTLLAKAVAKESEANFILVNGPSMLSKWVGESEKAVREIFRKARQTAPTILFFDEIDALVPKRSSGSDSKVSERVVNQMLSEMDGLESLNDVVIIAATNRPDIIDPALLRQGRFDRIILTPVPTQEARQKIFEIYLSKMPIANGVDKKDLAKKTEGYVGADIEGVCREAAMVALREDIKAKEVTADHFTKALEIVHASVDKETEDTYKQLDNYFSTARAKQIKEEKAHYFG from the coding sequence ATGAACACAGCAGAGACACCTCCAATAAAATTGAAAGTTATGGAAGCAGTTCAAGATGATGTCAACAAAGGCATTGTCAAGATTGATTCAAGCTTCATGCGTCAAATAGGTGTTGCGCCAGGCGACTTCGTTGAAATCAAAGGTGAACGCAAAACTGCTGCTAAAGTAGATCGTGCATATCCTGGCGACATTGGTCTAAATATCATTCGTATGGACGGAAATATTCGTCGTAATGCTCGTACTTCTATTGGAGAAATGGTCGAAGTTGCTAAAGCATCTGTCAAAGTTGCCAAAAAAGTATCCATTGCTCCCGCGCAGAAAGGTGTCCTCATCAAAGCGTCCCCTCAGATTTTCAAACAGGGGCTTCTCGATAAAGCACTCGTAAAAGGTGATATCGTTTCATTAGGTCGAACTCGTCGTCGTGATGCCGCGCCAGGCAATGAATTAAGTGAACTATTTTCCATGATGGAAAACGAACTTGGTCACTTTGCTGGCTTTGGTTTTGGTGATCTTAAGTTCATCGTCGTCGATACACAACCACGTAATGAGATCGTTCAAGTAACAGCAGAAACTGAAATTATTTTTAATCCTCAAGCTGTTGAGTTAAAAGAGGAAGAAGGGCTCGGTCTTGGTGTCAATTATGAAGATATTGGTGGCTTAAGTGAAGAAATCAAAAAAGTTCGTGAAATGGTTGAACTACCTCTCAAACATCCTGAGATTTTTGAGAAACTCGGAATTGAAGCACCTAAAGGGGTCTTGCTTCACGGTCCACCTGGGACGGGAAAAACTTTGCTTGCGAAAGCAGTTGCATCAGAAACCAATTCTCATTTTATTCTCATCAATGGTCCAGAAGTCATCTCCAAGTTTTATGGAGAATCGGAAGCCAACTTACGTAAGAAATTTGAAGAAGCAGAAGAAAACGCCCCATCAATCATCTTCTTTGATGAAATTGATGCCATCGCCACCAAGCGTGAAGAAACACGCGGCGATGTTGAGAAACGTGTTGTTGCCCAATTGCTTGGTCTTATGGATGGCCTAAAGAGCCGTGGCAAAGTCATTGTTATTGCCGCAACTAACATGCCGAATCTTCTTGACATGGCACTACGTCGCCCAGGTCGCTTTGATCGTGAAATTGAAATTGGCGTACCAAATAAGGAAGGGCGGTTAGAGATTCTTAAAATTCATACGAGAAACATGCCTTTCTCTTCAAATCGATACCCTGATATTAGAGCATCAGTTGTTTTAGAAGAGTTAAATGACAAAATTAAAAATCTCTCACAAAATATCATAGAGAAAAAAGACGAGCTTGAAAAATTATTAGAAAGAAAGAAGAAGACAGACCAAAGTGTTTTATTTAAAGTTCTAGAATCTATTCGTGGCTTAGAATCTGATATCAAGAAAATAAATGAAGAAGTTACCGAGATAGAATCATTAATCAAAGAATTAAAAAGTGATCGTCCACGTATGGTAAAACTAGTTGACGATCTTAGAAAGATAGAAGAATCCAAAGCAAAGTATACACTTGATGATCCACGAAGAAAGCTGATTGAAAATAAATATTCTGAAGATTATAAGAAATTTGATAATTTAGGATTAGTTGAAACCATTGATACAAAGACCAAACAAAAAGAAAAAGAAAGAGATTTAATGGAGATCTCGAAGATAACTCATGGTTTTGTTGGTGCCGACTTAAACTCACTTGCCAAAGAAGCTGCAATGATTGTACTGCGTGAAGATGTTCTGCCTGAAATTAAAAAAAGAGGACTACGGGAAGATGAGCCGTTCCCTAAAGAAGTACTAGAAAAAATAGAAATTAGGTTGCCTCACCTTTATCAAGCTCTTAAAACAGTTCGACCTTCCGCCATGCGTGAAGTGCTTGTTGAAACACCTGATGTGAGCTGGACTGATGTTGGTGGTCTTGAAAGCGTCAAAGAAAAATTGCAAGAAGCAGTTGAATGGCCGCTTAAAAAACCAGAAGTATTCAAACGTATGGGTATTCGTCCTCCTCGTGGTATTCTTCTCTATGGTCCACCTGGGACAGGAAAAACCTTACTTGCGAAAGCAGTTGCCAAAGAAAGCGAAGCCAATTTTATTTTAGTCAATGGTCCAAGTATGTTAAGCAAATGGGTTGGCGAATCGGAAAAAGCCGTACGAGAAATTTTCCGCAAGGCGCGTCAAACTGCCCCTACTATTCTGTTCTTTGATGAAATTGATGCATTAGTTCCTAAACGAAGCAGCGGAAGCGATTCCAAAGTAAGCGAACGTGTTGTCAATCAAATGCTTAGTGAAATGGATGGTCTTGAAAGCCTTAATGATGTTGTCATTATTGCTGCAACGAATCGACCAGATATTATTGATCCTGCGCTCTTGCGTCAAGGTCGGTTTGACCGTATTATTCTCACACCAGTGCCAACACAAGAAGCTCGTCAAAAAATCTTTGAAATTTATCTTTCCAAAATGCCTATTGCGAATGGTGTTGACAAAAAAGATCTCGCCAAGAAAACCGAAGGCTATGTTGGAGCAGATATTGAAGGTGTTTGTCGGGAGGCTGCCATGGTAGCATTACGTGAAGACATCAAAGCCAAAGAAGTTACGGCAGATCACTTTACCAAAGCACTTGAAATCGTTCATGCATCCGTGGACAAAGAAACCGAAGATACCTATAAGCAACTTGATAATTACTTCAGCACCGCGCGCGCCAAACAAATCAAAGAAGAAAAAGCGCATTATTTTGGATAA
- a CDS encoding methyltransferase — translation MSIRSKQDLAVYLSKLKSFENPSMELEQYATPSQIAATWVWDMAMRSEIAGKRILDAACGPGILGMGLLLLGARHIYFLDKDPKILAICKQNYDTISQEYDIGTADFLPVDIRLFDGEVDLVVQNPPFGTKNEHIDKVFLEKAFSVAPLVYSMHKTSTKSFVEAIARDHAFSITQTTRYDFPIKAAFEFHTKPVMDVDVTLWRLEKKK, via the coding sequence ATGTCCATTCGTTCTAAACAGGATCTCGCTGTCTATCTTAGTAAACTCAAAAGTTTTGAAAACCCCTCCATGGAACTAGAACAATACGCCACACCATCTCAAATCGCGGCGACGTGGGTGTGGGATATGGCAATGCGTAGTGAAATTGCCGGCAAACGGATTCTTGACGCCGCGTGTGGTCCTGGAATCTTAGGTATGGGTCTGCTTCTACTCGGCGCGCGTCATATCTACTTTCTTGACAAAGATCCAAAAATCCTTGCCATCTGCAAACAAAATTACGATACTATCTCGCAAGAATATGACATTGGCACTGCTGACTTTCTCCCTGTTGATATCCGTCTCTTTGATGGTGAAGTTGATCTTGTTGTACAAAATCCCCCATTTGGCACGAAGAACGAACACATCGACAAAGTCTTCCTAGAAAAAGCATTCAGCGTTGCGCCATTAGTATATAGTATGCATAAGACCTCGACCAAGTCATTCGTCGAAGCAATCGCGCGTGATCATGCATTTAGCATTACGCAAACCACTCGCTATGATTTTCCCATCAAAGCCGCATTTGAATTTCATACTAAACCTGTTATGGACGTTGACGTAACATTATGGCGATTAGAAAAGAAAAAATAA
- the topA gene encoding DNA topoisomerase I, which translates to MVELIVTEKPSSAAKVAAALADGKPVQKKSKQASYFELTHNGKDIIVTSAVGHLYGLVEEDKKSWAYPVFDVKWEASYKSGKELAYVKDYIDNIEALAKKATDFTIACDYDVEGEVIGYNVVRFACKKKDANRMKFSTLTKPDLVEAYEQKMKHLDWGQAYAGETRHKLDWFYGINLSRALTASVKAAGSFKVMSVGRVQGPALKLLVDREREIQAFVPVPFWLIQLLGDFKKADIEAFHQADKIFDKKEMERIIAITKNAKTALVNSVKRTQRQQAPPHPFDLTTLQTESYGQFKITPKETLDIAQNLYLAGVTSYPRTSSQQLDPKLGFTKILQELSKQGAYKDLCSQLLKEKSLVPNNGPKTDPAHPAIYPTGLAPKALNPRQQKVYDLIVKRFMATFAKPALRETMEVLLDVNKEIFVTKGTRTLKEEWYAFYQPYVRAEDTILPDLKEGDHVTVKEINQISKETQPPSRFNQSSIIKELEKRNLGTKATRADILERLFQRGYIEGVQITVTQLGMETTRLLEKHASAIVDEQLTAEFEEDMDKIREEKKTPDQILERAKTFLTKLLADFKKKEKVIGQEILVSIRETQDTQNFMGTCTKCKEGKLMVRRGKFGRFVACDKYPDCSTTFAIPKMGPVKATGKECEKCQNPIIEVGKGRTRRVTCINPDCVSRGAAVAVDAKSGKKYPEEGMKCPTCGDGEMILRKSFFGEFLGCNKYPKCKTLMNIKDGKVNVDKVVVKTGDAPKKTANKKVSKEVAKELEAVGKEGAGKKTVVKKTAVKKTVAKKK; encoded by the coding sequence ATGGTTGAACTTATTGTTACAGAGAAACCCAGCTCCGCAGCCAAAGTAGCAGCAGCATTAGCTGATGGTAAACCTGTGCAAAAGAAGAGTAAACAAGCATCCTATTTTGAACTCACTCACAACGGTAAAGATATTATTGTCACATCTGCTGTGGGTCATCTGTATGGATTAGTGGAAGAAGACAAAAAGAGTTGGGCGTATCCTGTCTTTGATGTCAAGTGGGAAGCATCCTACAAAAGTGGCAAAGAACTTGCGTATGTGAAAGATTATATTGATAACATTGAAGCGTTGGCAAAGAAAGCAACGGATTTTACAATTGCGTGCGATTACGATGTCGAAGGAGAAGTAATTGGATACAATGTTGTACGTTTTGCTTGTAAGAAAAAAGATGCCAATCGTATGAAATTTTCCACACTCACCAAACCAGATCTCGTTGAAGCATATGAGCAAAAGATGAAACATCTGGATTGGGGACAAGCCTACGCAGGAGAAACTCGTCATAAATTAGACTGGTTCTATGGTATTAATCTCTCTCGTGCATTAACTGCAAGCGTCAAAGCCGCCGGCTCATTTAAAGTCATGTCCGTGGGACGTGTTCAAGGTCCAGCACTCAAATTATTAGTAGACAGAGAACGAGAAATTCAAGCATTCGTACCTGTTCCGTTCTGGTTGATTCAGTTATTAGGCGATTTCAAGAAAGCTGACATTGAAGCATTTCATCAAGCAGATAAAATCTTTGACAAGAAAGAAATGGAGAGAATTATCGCCATTACAAAAAATGCTAAAACCGCGCTTGTAAATTCCGTCAAACGTACACAACGTCAACAGGCTCCTCCTCATCCATTTGACTTAACCACGCTGCAAACAGAATCCTATGGTCAATTCAAAATCACTCCTAAAGAGACTCTTGATATCGCGCAAAATCTCTATCTTGCTGGAGTAACCTCGTATCCGCGTACATCTTCACAGCAATTAGATCCTAAATTAGGGTTTACCAAAATTCTTCAAGAACTCTCAAAGCAAGGGGCTTACAAAGATCTCTGTTCACAATTACTTAAAGAAAAATCACTTGTACCAAACAATGGACCAAAAACCGATCCCGCGCATCCTGCTATTTATCCAACTGGTCTTGCACCAAAAGCACTTAATCCTCGTCAACAAAAAGTCTACGACCTCATTGTCAAACGCTTCATGGCGACATTTGCCAAACCAGCACTACGTGAAACCATGGAGGTATTATTGGATGTTAACAAAGAAATATTTGTTACCAAAGGCACACGGACTCTCAAAGAAGAATGGTATGCATTCTATCAACCTTATGTGCGAGCTGAAGATACTATCTTACCAGACCTGAAAGAAGGCGATCACGTTACTGTCAAAGAAATCAACCAAATTAGTAAAGAAACACAACCACCTTCACGCTTTAATCAGTCATCGATTATCAAAGAACTTGAGAAACGCAACTTAGGAACCAAAGCGACCCGCGCAGATATTCTGGAACGTCTTTTCCAACGTGGGTATATTGAAGGCGTCCAAATCACCGTTACACAATTAGGCATGGAAACGACGAGGTTACTTGAAAAACATGCATCTGCCATTGTTGATGAACAACTCACTGCCGAATTTGAAGAAGATATGGATAAAATTCGTGAAGAGAAGAAAACCCCGGATCAGATTTTGGAGCGGGCAAAAACATTCCTTACCAAACTGCTTGCTGATTTTAAAAAGAAAGAGAAAGTCATTGGTCAAGAAATTCTTGTATCCATTCGTGAAACCCAAGATACCCAAAACTTCATGGGAACGTGTACTAAATGTAAAGAAGGCAAATTGATGGTTCGCCGTGGTAAATTCGGTCGTTTCGTTGCCTGTGATAAATATCCTGATTGTTCTACTACCTTTGCTATTCCTAAAATGGGTCCTGTCAAAGCCACTGGCAAAGAATGTGAAAAATGTCAAAACCCAATTATTGAAGTAGGCAAAGGACGTACTCGGCGTGTAACATGCATCAATCCTGATTGTGTCAGTCGTGGTGCAGCTGTTGCTGTTGATGCGAAGAGTGGCAAAAAGTATCCTGAAGAAGGCATGAAATGTCCAACCTGCGGCGATGGCGAAATGATTTTACGCAAGAGCTTCTTTGGCGAGTTCTTAGGTTGCAATAAATATCCTAAATGTAAAACCTTGATGAACATTAAAGATGGTAAAGTAAATGTTGACAAAGTTGTGGTCAAGACTGGTGATGCGCCTAAGAAAACAGCGAATAAGAAAGTGTCTAAAGAAGTAGCAAAAGAATTGGAAGCAGTTGGAAAAGAGGGAGCAGGAAAAAAAACTGTTGTGAAAAAGACCGCCGTGAAGAAGACAGTAGCAAAGAAAAAGTAA
- a CDS encoding alkaline phosphatase family protein has product MSTQPLLGTSLEVISSVIRGLGGKTDHQDISLITNQVGSAQHTIFFLVDGLGYDSISKLPARSFLVQACQGKTRSIFPSATAAAITTLMTGLSPLEHGIPGWYTHFPHINEMGAILPSKTRAGKPLKLSRNAFPQSLLNAVPVRKNLVIKKNLAKSKFNSLFVKWDKTITFQNMGGMFRALRSAIAQSQTSPTRTFTYVYWGGYDDLSHLYGKQSEKARVMLQELDKRLEEFVKATKHSDTLLILTADHGQITTTRKNTILLNRDAHFVDCLRLPCAGEPRALFCYVRAERKQFFEKYVQQKYRTVLKIYKTSELLEHFGPGKMHPEFLQRTGDYVLIPKENCVLRFFLKGEEEVFFPGHHGGLSDEEMIVPLIVKKL; this is encoded by the coding sequence ATGTCAACGCAGCCTTTGCTTGGTACGTCTCTGGAAGTGATTTCTTCGGTTATACGCGGGCTTGGCGGCAAAACAGATCATCAGGATATTAGCTTGATTACTAACCAAGTTGGCTCTGCCCAGCATACAATCTTTTTTCTAGTTGATGGGTTAGGATATGATTCAATATCAAAACTGCCTGCACGATCTTTTCTGGTTCAAGCATGCCAAGGGAAGACTCGAAGTATTTTTCCTTCTGCAACGGCTGCAGCTATCACGACACTCATGACTGGATTAAGTCCATTAGAACATGGCATCCCTGGTTGGTATACACATTTTCCACACATAAATGAGATGGGTGCAATATTACCCTCCAAAACACGAGCAGGAAAACCATTAAAGTTATCCCGTAACGCATTTCCTCAATCATTATTGAATGCAGTTCCTGTACGAAAAAATCTTGTTATCAAGAAAAACTTAGCCAAGAGCAAATTTAATTCGTTGTTTGTAAAATGGGACAAAACGATTACTTTTCAAAACATGGGGGGAATGTTTCGCGCGTTACGTAGTGCGATAGCTCAATCGCAAACATCCCCTACAAGAACATTCACGTACGTTTATTGGGGAGGATATGATGATCTCTCGCATTTGTATGGAAAACAGAGTGAGAAAGCAAGAGTGATGCTCCAGGAGTTAGATAAACGATTAGAGGAATTTGTTAAAGCGACGAAACACAGTGATACGTTGCTGATTTTAACAGCAGATCATGGACAGATAACAACAACTCGTAAGAATACAATTTTACTTAATCGTGATGCACATTTTGTGGATTGTTTACGGTTGCCTTGCGCAGGTGAACCACGTGCACTGTTTTGCTATGTACGTGCGGAGCGTAAGCAGTTCTTTGAAAAGTACGTTCAACAAAAATATCGCACGGTGTTAAAAATATATAAGACATCAGAGCTGCTAGAACATTTCGGACCAGGAAAAATGCACCCAGAATTTTTGCAGCGAACAGGAGATTATGTACTTATTCCCAAAGAAAATTGTGTCCTACGTTTCTTTTTGAAAGGCGAAGAAGAAGTTTTCTTTCCAGGACATCACGGCGGATTGAGTGATGAAGAAATGATAGTGCCATTGATTGTGAAAAAGTTGTGA